A part of Acetonema longum DSM 6540 genomic DNA contains:
- a CDS encoding PHP domain-containing protein, translating into MSIEKADLHIHTTASDGLYTPQEIIDSALQAGLSHISITDHDTLDGLLSLNADSHVQKLKVIPGIEFSTDLPAHEVHILGYYIDIRSKPLRQQLDVLTEDRRLRVNKILEKLALLGYPISQEQVLRTAMGATSVGRPHVAKVLVERGYFSSVAEVFSQILSAGKPAYVPHFKLTPEQVIRLIIQAKGVPVLAHPGLIGNDALVSAIIQKGIRGLEVYHPMHSKGEIAKYLSLARQHNLLVTGGSDFHGIPARYPASLGQFYIPADVVYQLQTYRE; encoded by the coding sequence ATGTCAATTGAAAAAGCCGATTTACACATTCATACCACAGCTTCGGATGGCTTATATACGCCGCAAGAAATTATTGATAGTGCCTTACAGGCCGGTTTATCACATATTTCTATTACAGATCACGATACACTGGACGGACTGTTATCCTTGAACGCCGATTCCCATGTACAAAAGCTCAAAGTCATCCCTGGCATTGAGTTCAGCACGGATCTTCCTGCTCATGAAGTACATATTTTAGGATATTATATCGATATACGCAGCAAGCCGCTGCGGCAGCAATTAGATGTTCTGACTGAAGACCGCCGGCTACGGGTCAACAAAATCCTAGAAAAATTGGCCCTGCTGGGGTATCCCATCTCTCAGGAACAGGTGCTGAGAACAGCCATGGGGGCGACCTCGGTTGGCCGCCCCCATGTGGCTAAAGTGTTAGTGGAGAGAGGCTACTTTTCATCGGTAGCAGAAGTTTTTTCACAGATATTAAGCGCTGGAAAGCCGGCTTATGTTCCTCATTTTAAATTAACACCGGAGCAGGTAATCCGCTTAATTATTCAAGCAAAGGGCGTGCCAGTGCTGGCTCACCCGGGTCTCATCGGCAATGATGCTTTAGTGTCGGCCATCATTCAAAAGGGAATTCGCGGGCTAGAGGTTTATCATCCTATGCATAGTAAAGGAGAAATAGCAAAATACTTAAGTTTAGCCAGGCAACACAATCTATTGGTGACCGGTGGTTCTGATTTTCATGGCATACCCGCGCGCTATCCTGC
- a CDS encoding leucyl aminopeptidase: protein MILEVITDAVPGVICDAQLIGIDKDGRASNTVDGTLQAYFDAIRQQNPDCGNYGEITSLYIADHPIQRIVLVGLGSIKDLTQDKIRTLMGSAVRSINRHRAAALLLDVGHYMIPGAQVSDIAQAIVEGALLGTYEFKCYKTDSKPSKFLDKVFLQCESHCQSDVEWGLKQGRIVADSVNFCRDLVNHPSHYLTPSRMVDYAALVEESTGLELTVLDQEAMRQKKMNALLAVAKGSEEPPRLIVFKYKGNPDSQEMLAFVGKGVTFDSGGISLKPSEGMGDMKDDMAGAAAVMAAMKAIGQLKPRVNILAVLPCVENMPSGRALKPGDVVTSMSGKTIEIITTDAEGRLILADAITYAIRAGATRIVDIATLTGACVVALGKSVSGVITNDSDWCKQLLAAAQYSGEKMWELPGFDDYTEQIKSDIADMKNSGGRWAGAITAGKFIEKFVEKRPWVHIDIAGTVTVDKDAGYNVKGATGIGVRTFIRLVLDSSYVN, encoded by the coding sequence ATGATACTAGAGGTCATTACCGATGCCGTACCCGGCGTCATATGCGATGCTCAGCTCATTGGCATTGACAAGGACGGGAGGGCAAGCAACACTGTAGACGGCACATTACAGGCTTATTTTGATGCCATACGGCAGCAAAACCCGGATTGCGGCAATTATGGCGAAATTACCAGCCTATATATCGCAGATCATCCGATTCAACGCATCGTATTGGTCGGCCTGGGCAGCATCAAGGATTTGACACAGGATAAAATAAGGACTTTGATGGGCTCTGCGGTTAGAAGCATCAATCGGCATCGAGCCGCTGCCCTTCTTTTGGATGTTGGCCACTATATGATTCCTGGTGCCCAGGTTTCTGATATAGCTCAAGCCATAGTGGAAGGTGCCCTGCTAGGAACCTATGAATTTAAATGCTATAAAACCGATAGCAAGCCAAGCAAGTTTCTGGACAAAGTGTTCCTGCAGTGCGAATCCCATTGCCAGTCTGATGTGGAATGGGGCCTCAAACAGGGCAGGATCGTAGCGGATTCCGTCAACTTTTGCCGCGATTTGGTCAATCATCCTTCCCATTATCTAACACCAAGCCGAATGGTGGATTATGCGGCTTTGGTGGAAGAATCCACTGGCTTAGAATTAACTGTATTAGACCAGGAGGCCATGCGGCAGAAAAAAATGAACGCCTTACTGGCAGTGGCCAAAGGCAGTGAAGAACCGCCCCGGCTTATTGTGTTTAAGTATAAGGGGAATCCGGATTCCCAGGAGATGCTGGCGTTCGTCGGCAAAGGAGTCACCTTTGACAGTGGCGGCATTTCATTAAAACCCAGTGAAGGCATGGGAGATATGAAAGACGATATGGCCGGCGCTGCGGCTGTCATGGCCGCTATGAAAGCTATTGGCCAGCTAAAGCCGCGGGTCAATATCCTAGCGGTGCTTCCCTGCGTCGAGAATATGCCCTCCGGTCGAGCTCTGAAACCGGGTGACGTAGTGACATCTATGAGTGGCAAGACCATTGAAATTATTACAACTGATGCCGAAGGCCGGCTGATCCTGGCCGATGCGATTACCTACGCCATTCGGGCAGGAGCTACCCGAATTGTGGATATCGCCACACTGACCGGCGCCTGTGTAGTGGCGCTAGGAAAATCGGTATCCGGGGTCATTACCAACGATTCGGATTGGTGCAAGCAACTTCTAGCAGCAGCTCAGTATTCCGGGGAAAAAATGTGGGAACTGCCTGGGTTTGACGATTATACCGAACAAATTAAAAGTGATATTGCTGACATGAAGAATTCGGGAGGAAGATGGGCCGGTGCGATCACTGCCGGTAAGTTTATTGAAAAATTCGTCGAAAAGCGGCCTTGGGTCCACATCGATATCGCCGGCACGGTTACAGTTGATAAGGATGCCGGGTATAATGTGAAGGGTGCTACCGGGATTGGGGTGCGTACTTTCATTAGGCTGGTGTTGGATAGTTCCTATGTCAATTGA
- a CDS encoding stage V sporulation protein S, translated as MDVLKVSAKSNPNSVAGALAGVLRERGCAEMQAIGAGALNQAVKAVAIARGFVAPHGVDLICIPAFTDIMIDGEERTAIKLIVEPR; from the coding sequence ATGGACGTCTTGAAAGTATCAGCAAAGTCTAATCCTAATTCTGTTGCAGGGGCTCTGGCCGGAGTCTTGAGGGAACGGGGCTGCGCTGAAATGCAAGCCATCGGAGCCGGCGCACTCAACCAGGCAGTAAAAGCGGTCGCGATTGCGCGAGGCTTTGTGGCTCCCCATGGAGTCGATCTTATTTGCATCCCTGCCTTTACAGATATCATGATTGATGGTGAAGAGCGAACCGCCATCAAATTAATCGTCGAACCGAGGTAG
- a CDS encoding regulatory protein RecX, translating to MNEAEVLALAMRLLGRRDLSEYELRQKLRLKALPSQVDRTVSYLLERHYLSDELLCRRLIEKHCIQGDLGSLGIRNKLRKRGISDPIIREQMSQIDFSEEDIWAKDLLTKRRLLDDLPKAARFLYSRGFSRPVINRVISPLMTE from the coding sequence TTGAATGAGGCAGAGGTTCTGGCTTTGGCTATGCGGCTTCTCGGCCGGCGCGATTTAAGCGAGTATGAGCTTCGGCAAAAACTGCGTCTTAAAGCTTTGCCGTCTCAAGTAGACCGGACAGTTTCCTATTTGTTGGAACGGCACTACTTATCAGATGAATTATTATGCCGCCGGTTGATTGAGAAGCATTGCATTCAGGGTGACCTGGGTTCCCTGGGAATTCGCAACAAGCTGCGCAAGCGAGGAATTTCCGATCCGATCATTAGAGAGCAAATGAGTCAAATTGATTTTAGCGAGGAAGACATCTGGGCAAAAGATCTGCTGACAAAGCGCCGCTTGCTGGATGATCTTCCCAAGGCAGCGCGCTTTTTATATTCCAGAGGTTTCTCCCGCCCTGTCATCAACCGAGTTATTTCTCCTTTAATGACAGAATGA
- the recA gene encoding recombinase RecA, translated as MDKIKALESAMRQIEKDFGKGSIMKLGEAAAKMNVEVIPTGAISLDVALGVGGVPRGRVIEIYGPESSGKTTVALHVIAEAQKKGGIAAFIDAEHALDPVYAKKLGVDIDNLLISQPDHGEQALEIADALVRSGAIDVIVVDSVAALVPKAEIEGEMGDSHVGLQARLMSQALRKLTGIISKSRTTAIFINQIREKVGVMFGNPETTTGGRALKFYASVRLEVRRTESIKVGNDAVGNRTKVKVVKNKIAPPFKQAEFDIMYGEGISREGCLVDIATELEVIDKSGAWYSYNNNRLGQGRENAKEYLKANKAVSDEIERRIRETLLQGNSNLKLTAATEAGTEDLAVE; from the coding sequence ATGGATAAAATCAAGGCTTTGGAAAGCGCCATGCGGCAAATTGAAAAAGACTTTGGCAAGGGATCCATTATGAAGCTGGGTGAAGCAGCTGCCAAAATGAACGTGGAAGTAATCCCTACAGGAGCTATTTCATTGGATGTTGCCCTAGGAGTAGGCGGCGTTCCCCGCGGCAGAGTAATCGAAATCTATGGACCGGAATCTTCCGGTAAAACCACCGTGGCCCTGCACGTGATCGCTGAAGCGCAAAAAAAGGGAGGCATTGCCGCTTTTATCGATGCTGAACATGCTCTGGATCCTGTTTATGCAAAAAAGCTGGGGGTAGACATTGATAACCTGCTGATTTCCCAGCCTGATCACGGGGAGCAAGCTCTGGAGATTGCCGATGCTTTAGTGCGTAGCGGGGCCATTGACGTTATCGTCGTAGATTCGGTAGCAGCCTTGGTTCCCAAGGCTGAAATTGAAGGGGAAATGGGGGATTCTCATGTAGGCCTTCAGGCCCGCTTAATGTCTCAAGCCCTGCGCAAACTTACCGGCATCATCAGTAAATCCCGCACTACCGCCATTTTTATCAACCAAATCCGGGAAAAAGTAGGTGTCATGTTTGGCAACCCGGAAACTACGACCGGCGGCCGCGCCCTTAAGTTTTACGCTTCCGTGCGTTTGGAGGTCCGCAGAACTGAAAGCATCAAAGTCGGCAATGATGCCGTCGGCAATCGGACCAAGGTGAAAGTGGTCAAAAATAAAATTGCACCGCCCTTTAAACAAGCGGAATTTGATATTATGTACGGCGAAGGAATTTCCCGCGAGGGATGCCTGGTGGATATAGCCACTGAATTAGAAGTGATTGATAAAAGCGGCGCCTGGTATTCCTATAATAATAATCGTTTGGGCCAGGGCCGGGAAAATGCCAAGGAGTATCTGAAAGCCAATAAAGCTGTCAGCGATGAAATCGAGAGAAGAATCAGAGAAACTTTGCTGCAAGGCAACAGTAATCTGAAGTTGACGGCAGCAACCGAAGCCGGTACGGAGGATCTGGCGGTTGAATGA
- a CDS encoding competence/damage-inducible protein A: MIVELISTGTEILLGQILNKNAQYLAQRLNALGFSVLFQSTVGDNRERMTQVVNTALGRAGLVITTGGLGPTQGDITKEVCASVLGLPLVLDSHSVERIEAFFARRSLSMPQSNLRQAMMPQGAFVLDNERGTAPGVIMEHMGKIIIDLPGPPHEMEWMFENGVVPYLKNRFGEQGAILSKVLRTFGIGESALEEKIMDLIRRQTNPTLALLARDGEIHVRITAKASSDVQAKELIAGLESQIRSRINEFIYGCDDENLEVVVGNLLTETNQTLSLAESCTGGLVTSRLTDIPGSSGYIVGSVVAYSNEVKQGFLDIPDSVLRDFGAVSPETALYMAKQIRSKFASHIGIGITGIAGPGGGTEQKPVGLVYIAVDGSKGPIVHRNIFTGSRMNIKQRTSHAALDHLRRYVL, from the coding sequence ATGATTGTCGAACTGATCAGTACCGGCACTGAGATACTTTTAGGCCAGATATTAAATAAGAATGCCCAATATTTAGCACAGCGGCTTAATGCATTAGGGTTTAGCGTGTTGTTCCAATCCACGGTAGGGGACAACCGGGAGCGCATGACCCAGGTAGTGAATACAGCATTGGGACGGGCTGGTTTGGTGATTACCACCGGAGGCCTGGGTCCCACCCAAGGAGACATTACCAAAGAGGTTTGCGCCTCGGTGCTTGGACTGCCGCTGGTTTTAGATTCCCACAGCGTCGAACGGATAGAAGCATTTTTTGCCCGCCGCAGCCTTTCCATGCCCCAGAGCAATTTAAGGCAGGCGATGATGCCCCAGGGCGCTTTTGTATTGGATAATGAACGGGGTACTGCGCCCGGAGTCATTATGGAACACATGGGAAAAATAATTATCGATTTGCCGGGCCCTCCCCATGAGATGGAATGGATGTTTGAAAATGGTGTGGTTCCTTATCTAAAGAACCGTTTTGGCGAGCAAGGAGCGATTCTCTCGAAGGTATTGCGTACCTTTGGCATCGGCGAATCGGCGCTGGAAGAAAAAATTATGGATCTGATTCGCCGGCAAACCAATCCTACCCTTGCTTTGTTGGCCAGGGACGGAGAGATTCACGTCCGGATTACTGCCAAAGCTTCATCTGACGTTCAGGCAAAGGAACTCATTGCCGGACTGGAGTCTCAAATACGCAGCAGAATTAATGAATTTATCTATGGCTGTGATGATGAAAATTTAGAAGTGGTTGTGGGCAATTTATTAACAGAAACGAATCAGACCCTCAGCCTGGCAGAATCTTGCACCGGTGGTCTGGTTACCAGCCGGCTTACGGATATTCCCGGCAGTTCCGGCTATATTGTTGGTTCTGTCGTGGCCTACAGCAATGAGGTGAAACAGGGGTTTCTGGATATTCCCGACTCGGTGCTGCGGGATTTTGGCGCTGTCAGTCCGGAAACTGCCCTTTATATGGCCAAGCAAATCCGCAGTAAGTTTGCCAGCCATATCGGCATTGGCATTACTGGGATTGCCGGTCCGGGCGGCGGTACCGAACAAAAGCCGGTAGGGTTGGTTTATATTGCGGTAGACGGATCCAAGGGACCGATAGTGCACCGAAATATATTCACCGGCAGCCGGATGAATATTAAACAACGCACCAGTCATGCAGCGTTAGACCATCTACGACGTTATGTACTCTAA
- the rimO gene encoding 30S ribosomal protein S12 methylthiotransferase RimO, producing MRAGFISLGCAKNLVDTEIMLGLLDKAGINITDDPAEAEILIVNTCSFIDSAKEESISVILQMAAYKKTGHCRCLIVAGCLGQRYQGELLDELPEVDAILGTGAWHRVVEAIEVVLQKKERLLLTGEDPAIYDETMPRITTTPSHTAYVKIAEGCSNCCSFCVIPMVRGAFRSRTAASVVNEVKQLAARGVKEINLIAQDTTSYGRDLYDGPKLTGLLKELVRIDGIAWIRILYCYPKYFTDDLIDLIAKEPKICKYIDLPLQHIDDSILQVMNRPDNQNEIEVLLAKIRSRIPGVAVRTSFIVGFPGETEQQFQNLRNFISEQRFEHVGIFTYSQEEGTVAAALEDQIADETKQERYHELMAIQSQISEQINQSMEMQILDVLIEGATEQDRVMMGRSYREAPDVDGHIYIESASALPAGEFVKVRIVQGFAYDLLGEKL from the coding sequence TTGCGTGCAGGATTTATCAGTTTAGGATGCGCTAAGAATCTGGTGGACACGGAAATCATGCTGGGCTTGTTAGATAAAGCCGGAATAAATATTACCGATGACCCGGCGGAGGCTGAAATACTTATTGTAAATACCTGCAGTTTCATTGACTCGGCCAAGGAAGAGTCGATTTCGGTTATCTTACAGATGGCGGCGTATAAAAAAACCGGCCATTGCCGCTGTCTGATCGTTGCCGGCTGTCTGGGCCAGCGTTATCAGGGCGAGCTGCTGGACGAACTGCCGGAAGTAGACGCGATTTTAGGTACCGGTGCCTGGCATCGGGTGGTTGAAGCTATTGAAGTGGTTTTGCAAAAAAAGGAAAGGCTTCTTTTGACGGGGGAAGATCCAGCTATCTATGATGAAACTATGCCCCGCATTACTACTACGCCTTCCCATACGGCATATGTAAAAATTGCTGAGGGCTGCAGTAATTGCTGCTCCTTTTGCGTGATACCCATGGTTCGCGGCGCCTTTCGCAGCCGGACTGCGGCATCAGTGGTGAATGAAGTTAAACAGCTTGCGGCGCGGGGTGTAAAGGAAATTAACCTGATCGCCCAGGATACCACCAGCTATGGACGGGATTTATATGACGGACCTAAGCTCACCGGTCTGTTGAAAGAATTAGTCCGCATTGACGGCATCGCCTGGATCCGGATTTTGTATTGTTACCCTAAATATTTTACGGATGATCTGATTGACCTGATCGCCAAAGAACCCAAAATCTGTAAGTATATTGATCTGCCGCTGCAGCACATTGATGACTCGATACTGCAGGTCATGAACCGTCCGGACAACCAAAATGAAATTGAAGTCCTGCTGGCTAAGATCAGAAGCCGTATTCCCGGCGTGGCCGTCCGGACGTCTTTTATTGTCGGTTTTCCCGGTGAAACAGAACAACAATTTCAAAATCTGCGTAACTTTATCAGTGAGCAGCGGTTTGAGCATGTGGGCATCTTTACCTATTCGCAGGAAGAAGGGACGGTTGCCGCCGCCTTGGAGGATCAAATTGCAGACGAAACTAAACAGGAACGGTACCATGAATTAATGGCCATCCAATCCCAAATTTCCGAACAGATCAATCAGAGCATGGAAATGCAGATACTGGATGTTCTGATCGAAGGAGCCACCGAACAAGATCGGGTGATGATGGGCCGTTCTTACCGGGAAGCACCTGATGTTGACGGCCATATTTATATTGAAAGTGCTTCAGCGCTGCCTGCCGGTGAATTCGTCAAGGTAAGGATCGTGCAAGGTTTTGCATATGATTTATTGGGCGAAAAGTTATAG